In one window of Oryza sativa Japonica Group chromosome 9, ASM3414082v1 DNA:
- the LOC4347132 gene encoding beta-1,3-galactosyltransferase pvg3 — MAMKAPASSNSYLLLAPLALLLLAAVVFLLPSLNGARVGSDGGLGVLCARRSAGAEDYTVAAPAAPKEEEKPELSLLVGVLTMPKRYERRDIVRLAYALQPAAARARVDVRFVFCRVADPVDAQLVALEAARHGDVVVLGGCEENMNHGKTHAYLSSVPRLFASSPYDYVMKTDDDTYLRVAALADELRGKPRDDVYLGYGYAMGGQPMPFMHGMGYVVSWDVATWVSTAEEILARNDTEGPEDLMVGKWLNLAGRGRNRYDLKPRMYDLSWDMDNFRPDTVAVHMLKDNRRWAAAFSYFNVTAGINLHHLSP, encoded by the coding sequence ATGGCGATGAAGGCGCCGGCGTCGTCCAACTcctacctcctcctcgccccgctcgcgctgctcctcctcgccgccgtcgtcttcctgcTCCCTTCTCTCAACGGCGCCCGCGTCGGCTCCGATGGCGGCCTCGGCGTCCTCTGCGCCCGCCGCAGCGCTGGCGCCGAGGACTACACcgtcgcggcgccggcggcgccgaaggaggaggagaagcccgAGCTGAGCCTGCTCGTCGGCGTCCTGACGATGCCGAAGCGGTACGAGCGCCGCGACATCGTGCGGCTGGCGTACGCgctgcagccggcggcggcgcgggcgcgggtggACGTCCGCTTCGTGTTCTGCCGCGTGGCCGACCCGGTGGACGCGCAGCTGGTGGCGCTGGAGGCCGCGCGCCACGGCGACGTCGTGGTGCTCGGCGGCTGCGAGGAGAACATGAACCACGGCAAGACGCACGCGTACCTCTCCTCCGTGCCGCGCCTGTTCGCGTCGTCCCCCTACGACTACGTCATGAAGACCGACGACGACACGTACCTCCGCGTGGCGGcgctcgccgacgagctccgcggCAAGCCCCGCGACGACGTCTACCTCGGCTACGGCTACGCCATGGGCGGCCAGCCGATGCCGTTCATGCACGGCATGGGGTACGTCGTGTCGTGGGACGTCGCGACGTGGGTGTCCACGGCGGAGGAGATCCTCGCGCGCAACGACACGGAGGGGCCCGAGGACCTCATGGTCGGGAAGTGGCTCAACCTCGCCGGACGCGGCCGGAATCGCTACGACCTCAAGCCGCGGATGTACGACCTCAGCTGGGACATGGACAACTTCCGGCCGGACACCGTCGCCGTGCACATGCTCAAGGACAACcgccggtgggcggcggcgttcAGCTACTTCAACGTCACCGCCGGGATCAACCTGCACCACCTCTCaccatga
- the LOC9271636 gene encoding uncharacterized protein, with product MVVVAHGVDRGSELAAASEEDDGYSTSTTDDDDDDDDVEPHGPASSGLRWVPYAAAVSAVRALLGASHHDLRLRAHQLSRSLSAVFFAGAGNEGAVLVCADVPPLGPALRDAQRTMVRVAAEEADHAACDCYYDAVRDVMRLLVGDAGLFRSAFSSHWVFFSNVEFQSRFRGYNPAPAVAAASALRWVPHAAAVSAVRALLGASHEDLRLRVHGLSRSLSGAFFAVGAAAAPFASGARFPEGKLFVCADLPPLGPALVAAQRAMMQVAVKDASHGPCDWYFDTVGELMRLLVGDTGVGPAVFDRASFESAFALEWEN from the coding sequence ATGGTTGTGGTGGCTCACGGGGTGGACCGGGGGAGCgaactcgccgccgccagcgaggAGGATGATGGgtactccacctccaccaccgatgacgacgacgacgacgacgacgtcgagcCCCACGGCCCGGCGTCCTCCGGGCTCCGCTGGGTCCCTTACGCCGCGGCGGTCTCCGCCGTCCGCGCCCTGCTCGGCGCCTCCCAccacgacctccgcctccgcgcgcaCCAGCTCTCGCGCTCGCTCAGCGCCGTCTTCTTCGCTGGCGCGGGGAACGAGGGGGCGGTGCTCGTCTGCGCCGACGTGCCGCCGCTCGGGCCGGCGCTGCGGGACGCGCAGCGCACGATGGTGCGTGTCGCGGCGGAGGAAGCGGACCACGCCGCGTGCGACTGCTACTACGACGCCGTCCGCGACGTCATGCGGCTGCTGGTCGGCGACGCCGGGCTGTTCAGGTCGGCCTTCTCGTCCCACTGGGTGTTCTTCTCCAACGTCGAGTTCCAGTCTCGCTTCCGCGGCTACAACCCGGcccccgccgtggccgccgcgtcCGCGCTCCGCTGGGTCCctcacgcggcggcggtgtccgCCGTCCGCGCCCTGCTCGGCGCGTCCCACGAGGACCTCCGGCTCCGCGTTCACGGCCTGTCGCGCTCGCTGAGCGGCGCGTTCTTCGCCgtcggtgcggcggcggcaccgttCGCGTCGGGGGCGCGGTTTCCGGAGGGGAAGCTGTTCGTCTGCGCCGACCTCCCGCCGCTGGGGCCAGCGCTGGTGGCCGCGCAGCGTGCCATGATGCAGGTGGCGGTGAAGGACGCCAGCCACGGCCCGTGCGACTGGTACTTCGACACCGTCGGCGAGCTCATGCGGCTGCTGGTCGGCGACACCGGGGTCGGCCCTGCGGTGTTCGACCGTGCGTCGTTCGAGTCAGCCTTCGCTCTCGAATGGGAGAACTGA
- the LOC4347135 gene encoding histone H4 → MSGRGKGGKGLGKGGAKRHRKVLRDNIQGITKPAIRRLARRGGVKRISGLIYEETRGVLKIFLENVIRDAVTYTEHARRKTVTAMDVVYALKRQGRTLYGFGG, encoded by the coding sequence ATGTCGGGGCGCGGCAAGGGAGGGAAGGGTCTCGGCAAGGGCGGGGCGAAGCGGCACCGGAAGGTGCTCCGCGACAACATCCAGGGGATCACGAAGCCGGCGATCCGGAGGCTGGCGAGGAGGGGCGGGGTGAAGCGCATCTCGGGGCTCATCTACGAGGAGACCCGCGGGGTGCTCAAGATCTTCCTCGAGAACGTCATCCGCGACGCCGTCACCTACACCGAGCACGCCCGCCGCAAGACCGTCACCGCCATGGACGTCGTCTACGCCCTCAAGCGCCAGGGCCGCACCCTCTACGGCTTCGGCGGCTAG
- the LOC107275827 gene encoding uncharacterized protein, whose product MCSLLRCKYAAACTRSCVPSAPREPAAKIPRKTTISASAKTNFVWATATHRVRTHSAMKPQRLPLPPVPAAALLLLPVALLAALLLVVYPNEFALQASLAGAAACGDHQGGGGGGGVQAAPEFRLLIGVLTLPARYERRHLLRMVYALQQPAVASRARVDVRFVFCRVGSPEDRVLVSLEAMAYGDVVELDCPENMDNGKTHAYFSSVPRLFGGGEAAYDFVMKADDDTFFRLPELAESLSRAPRRDLYYGCMVPCDYVRGSNEYMSGMGYLLSWDLVEWIVAAAAEIEGRTGGPEDRTLYSWLRRGGRGRNRVDVKPAMYNFPGRHPCSHEFIPDTIAVHQLKDNRRWARTLQYFNFTAALKPFYPVI is encoded by the coding sequence ATGTGCTCTCTACTCCGCTGCAAATATGCAGCAGCCTGTACTCGATCGTGTGTTCCCTCCGCACCGCGTGAACCTGCTGCAAAAATCCCCAGAAAAACCACCATTTCTGCCTCTGCCAAAACCAACTTCGTTTGGGCCACAGCCACACACCGTGTACGCACGCATTCTGCCATGAAGCCGCAgaggctgccgctgccgcccgtccccgccgcggcgctccTCCTGCTCCCCGTCGCActcctcgccgcccttctcttgGTCGTCTACCCCAACGAGTTCGCCCTGCAGGCCTcgctggccggcgccgccgcatgcGGCGATcatcaaggcggcggcggcggcggtggcgtgcagGCGGCCCCGGAGTTCCGGCTGCTGATCGGCGTGCTGACCCTCCCGGCGCGGTACGAGCGGCGGCACCTGCTCCGGATGGTGTACGCCCTCCAGcagccggcggtggcgtcgaGGGCGCGCGTGGACGTCCGGTTCGTCTTCTGCCGCGTCGGCTCGCCGGAGGACCGCGTCCTGGTGTCCCTGGAGGCGATGGCGTACGGCGACGTGGTGGAGCTCGACTGCCCGGAGAACATGGACAACGGCAAGACCCACGCCTACTTCTCCAGCGTGCCGCgcctcttcggcggcggcgaagccgcCTACGACTTCGTCATGAAGGCCGACGACGACACCTTCTTCCGGCTGCCGGAGCTCGCCGAGTCGCTGTCGCGAGCGCCGCGGCGCGACCTCTACTACGGGTGCATGGTGCCGTGCGACTACGTCCGCGGCTCGAACGAGTACATGTCCGGCATGGGGTACCTGCTGTCGTGGGACCTCGTGGAGTGgatcgtggcggcggcggcggagatcgaggGGAGGACGGGCGGGCCGGAGGACCGGACGCTCTACTCGTGGCTCCGACGCGGCGGCAGGGGCAGGAACCGGGTGGACGTGAAGCCGGCCATGTACAACTTCCCCGGGAGGCACCCGTGCTCGCACGAGTTCATACCGGACACCATCGCCGTGCACCAGCTCAAGGACAACCGCCGGTGGGCGAGGACGCTCCAGTACTTCAACTTCACCGCCGCGCTCAAGCCGTTCTACCCGGTGATTTAG
- the LOC4347131 gene encoding uncharacterized protein → MKTASSSSSSSHGFPATASLCTPYLLLVPLGLLAVVLVVPSLGSSHVRSDGLGVLCHAGPSTADGYLVTPGGDAASAAAAAAETKAVVRPELRLLVGVLTTPKRYERRNIVRLAYALQPAVPPGVAQVDVRFVFCRVADPVDAQLVVLEAARHGDILVLNCTENMNDGKTHEYLSSVPRMFASSPYDYVMKTDDDTYLRVAALVDELRHKPRDDVYLGYGFAVGDDPMQFMHGMGYVVSWDVATWVSTNEDILRYNDTHGPEDLLVGKWLNIGRRGKNRYSLRPRMYDLNWDMDNFRPDTVLVHMLKDNRRWAAAFRYFNVTAGLQPSNLYHFP, encoded by the coding sequence ATGAAGaccgcatcgtcgtcgtcgtcgtcgtcgcacggGTTCCCGGCCACCGCCTCGCTCTGCACCCCGTATCTCCTGCTGGTGCcgctcggcctcctcgccgTGGTGCTCGTCGTCCCCAGCCTCGGCTCCTCCCACGTCCGCTCCGACGGCCTCGGCGTCCTCTGCCACGCCGGCCCATCCACCGCCGACGGCTACCTCGTCACGCCGGGTGGAGATGCAgcttccgctgctgctgctgctgctgagacGAAGGCCGTCGTGCGGCCGGAGCTCCGTCTGCTGGTGGGGGTGCTGACGACGCCGAAGCGGTACGAGCGTCGCAACATCGTGCGCCTGGCGTACGCGCTGCAGCCGGCGGTGCCCCCCGGCGTCGCGCAGGTGGACGTCCGCTTCGTGTTCTGCCGCGTGGCCGACCCGGTGGACGCGCAGCTGGTGGTGCTGGAGGCCGCGCGGCACGGCGACATCCTGGTGCTCAACTGCACGGAGAACATGAACGACGGCAAGACGCACGAGTACCTCTCCTCCGTGCCGCGGATGTTCGCGTCGTCGCCCTACGACTACGTGATGAAGACCGACGACGACACGTACCTCCGCGTGGCCGCGCTGGTCGACGAGCTCCGGCACAAGCCCCGCGACGACGTCTACCTCGGCTACGGCttcgccgtcggcgacgaccCGATGCAGTTCATGCACGGGATGGGCTACGTCGTGTCCTGGGACGTCGCGACGTGGGTGTCGACCAACGAGGACATCCTGCGGTACAACGACACGCACGGCCCCGAGGACCTCCTCGTCGGGAAATGGCTCAACATCGGCCGCCGGGGCAAGAACCGGTACAGCCTCAGGCCGCGGATGTACGACCTCAACTGGGACATGGACAACTTCCGGCCGGACACCGTCCTCGTGCACATGCTCAAGGACAACcgccggtgggcggcggcgtt
- the LOC4347136 gene encoding pectinesterase/pectinesterase inhibitor: MSSAFGDFGPLTERRRAEKARQQRRRIMIALGTVSIIIILIVMGAAAITYSGKKSEEDEGGSKGSSKGKSKGGGGGDDEDGGGGGGKADLRAVSKSIKMMCAQTDFADSCATSIGKAANASVSSPKDIIRTAVDVIGGAVDQAFDRADLIMSNDPRVKAAVADCKELFDDAKDDLNCTLKGIDGKDGLKQGFQLRVWLSAVIANMETCIDGFPDGEFRDKVKESFNNGREFTSNALALIEKASSFLSALKGSQRRLLAGEEDNGGGAADPHLALAEDGIPEWVPDGDRRVLKGGGFKNNLTPNVIVAKDGSGKFKTINEALAAMPKTYSGRYVIYVKEGVYAEYVTITKKMASVTMYGDGSRKSIVTGSKNFADGLTTFKTATFAAQGDGFMAIGMGFQNTAGAAKHQAVALLVQSDKSVFLNCWMDGFQDTLYAHSKAQFYRNCVITGTIDFVFGDAAAVFQNCVLTLRRPMDNQQNIATAQGRADGREATGFVLQKCEFNAEPALTDAKLPPIRNYLGRPWREFSRTVIMESDIPAIIDKAGYMPWNGEFALKTLYYAEYANKGPGADTAGRVAWPGYKKVISKADATKFTVDNFLHAKPWIDPTGTPVKYDFFT, from the exons ATGTCGTCGGCGTTCGGCGACTTCGGCCCGCTCACCGAGCGGCGCCGCGCCGAGAAGGCGCGGCAGCAGCGCAGGCGCATCATGATCGCCCTCGGCACGGTGTCCATCATCATTATCCTCATCGTcatgggcgccgccgccatcacgtACAGCGGGAAGAAATCCGAGGAGGACGAAGGCGGCTCCAAGGGCTCGTCGAAGGGGAAATCGaaaggcggcggaggtggagacgacgaagacggcggcggcggcggcggcaaagcgGACCTGCGCGCCGTGTCGAAGAGCATCAAGATGATGTGCGCGCAGACGGACTTCGCGGACTCGTGCGCCACGAGCATCGGCAAGGCGGCGAACGCCAGCGTGTCGTCGCCCAAGGACATCATCCGCACCGCCGTGGACGTGATCGGCGGCGCGGTCGACCAGGCGTTCGACCGCGCCGACCTGATCATGAGCAACGACCCGCGCGtgaaggccgccgtcgccgactgcAAGGAGCTCTTCGACGACGCCAAGGACGACCTCAACTGCACGCTCAAGGGCATCGACGGCAAGGACGGCCTCAAACAGGGCTTCCAGCTCCGCGTCTGGCTGAGCGCGGTGATCGCCAACATGGAGACCTGCATCGACGGCTTCCCCGACGGCGAGTTCAGGGACAAGGTCAAGGAGTCGTTCAACAACGGCAGGGAGTTCACCAGCAACGCCCTGGCGCTCATCGAGAAGGCCTCCTCGTTCCTCTCCGCCCTCAAGGGCTCCCAACGCCGGCTGCTCGCCGGGGAAGAAGACaacggaggaggagcagcggacCCCCACCTGGCCCTCGCCGAGGACGGCATCCCGGAGTGGGTGCCCGACGGCGACCGGAGGGTGCTCAAGGGCGGCGGGTTCAAGAACAACCTCACGCCGAACGTCATCGTCGCCAAGGACGGCAGCGGCAAGTTCAAGACCATCAACGAAGCTCTCGCCGCCATGCCCAAGACCTACAGTGGAAGGTACGTGATCTACGTGAAGGAGGGCGTGTACGCCGAGTACGTGACCATCACCAAGAAGATGGCGAGTGTCACCATGTACGGCGACGGCTCCAGGAAGTCCATCGTCACCGGCAGCAAGAACTTCGCCGACGGCCTCACCACCTTCAAGACAGCAACCTTCG CGGCGCAAGGGGACGGGTTCATGGCGATCGGGATGGGGTTCCAGaacacggcgggggcggcgaagCACCAGGCGGTGGCGCTGCTGGTGCAGTCGGACAAGTCGGTGTTCCTCAACTGCTGGATGGACGGGTTCCAGGACACGCTGTACGCGCACTCCAAGGCGCAGTTCTACCGCAACTGCGTCATCACGGGCACCATCGACTTCGTcttcggcgacgccgccgccgtgttccAGAACTGCGTCCTCACGCTCCGCCGCCCCATGGACAACCAGCAGAACATCGCCACGGCGCAGGGCCGCGCCGACGGCCGCGAGGCCACGGGGTTCGTGCTCCAGAAGTGCGAGTTCAACGCCGAGCCGGCGCTCACCGACGCCAAGCTTCCCCCCATCCGCAACTACCTCGGCCGGCCGTGGCGCGAGTTCTCCCGCACCGTCATCATGGAGTCCGACATCCCGGCGATCATCGACAAGGCCGGGTACATGCCGTGGAACGGCGAGTTCGCGCTCAAGACGCTCTACTACGCCGAGTACGCCAACAAGGGGCCCGGCGCCGACACGGCGGGGCGCGTCGCGTGGCCGGGGTACAAGAAGGTGATCAGCAAGGCGGACGCGACCAAGTTCACCGTCGACAACTTCCTGCACGCAAAGCCATGGATCGATCCCACCGGCACGCCGGTCAAGTACGACTTCTTCACTTGA